ATGCAAATTATTCTATTACAAAATAGCTCAACTTTATCAAAAGTTAGCAAATTCTTTACCATAGACGGTGGGTTAGTAAAAGTAACAAACTTTTGTCCTTGAGAAGTCCCAAATCTAACAAGTGCATTAGTGCACTAATTAAAATTCCTGAATATGTGCCGGTCTATTGGGTTGAGAAAATCTTCAATAGGTTCTTGCAATCAACAAGGAGGTGTTACAACATAAGATTTTGGAAGAAAgggttaggaaaaaaaaatttacaacaacATCTGCATCTAATTCTACAAAAAGGGAGGTAACTCCAAGCTATTGGGCAATCGTAAGCCCATCCTTTAAAGCAATTCAGCTAAAATACTGATTGTCACCCCAAAAGATCTAGCAAAACCAGTAACCTATTCCCCTTTAGAATTCCTTAATTAGAAGACCCCCATCACCTGCCAGCCTTGGATTGCCAGTAGCAGAACCATCTATGTTTAACTTGGTCCAACCAAGTCCAGGTTTCTCTCATTTAACTTGTATATTACCCTATCAGGTTTGGAAGCTTTGTTCACTACTATAGCATAGAATTTTGctcccttttcttcttctttcttttatttttttatggcgAAGAATACattttagtctctacattttcaggctatttccattttagtccctatgttttatttttactgcttttagtctttatcctgaaaaacgcttcccgtTTTGGTCTCTGTCGTTACATCAAAAACAGAGAAAACTGACGTGACAAACGacaagaataaataatattaaattaatgtccacgtggcctaaattaataataaaaaatattttttggcattaaaaaataccatgttagcatctaaattaaaaaaaattaatttattaattttaactaattaaaaaaattaaaaacagaatcaaaaactaaaaatcatatgaattgagatttAAGTGTATCTcgaacaaaaacaacaagaaaacaaattcagatccaagaacacaaatcaagaaaataaattaaaaaaaaaaaaaaaagagagagacaacgAACTAGACATCAAGAGATTGAACTAAGAAGTTGAAATATCAGGATTTTAATCACAGAGCGTGATCTTGGGCGGCTGAGATCAGAGACCCACAAAAAGGTGTTTGAGTCTGGCTCGGTACCTTCAACATAGCCGAAGAAGCTGCTCTAGCTTATGACCAAGCCGCCATGCGAATCCACGGTGACAAAGCCAAGCTCAACTTTgcccatcaccaccaccaaccacctCCACCTTCCACTCCTGAGCCGCTACAGCCGGCTGCTAAGAAGCGCTGCATCTTTCCCGAGTCAAGTGAGTCGAGTTTTGAAACCACTGAGCcaccgccgccaccaccaccgaTGCTATTGCAGCCACTGATTCAGAACGAGATTTGTTGCAAGAATGAGGTCGCTCCGTTTGATCATGGGTTTGAGCTGAAAGATCAAATCTCGAGCTTGGAATCGTTCCTGGGTTTGGAGCCTGAGTCGGAGCCGAGTTTGGTGAGTGGAAGCGGAAGCGAGTTAAGGGAATCAGTGGACCTTTGGATGCTTGATGACCTGGTTACGCATCACCAACAACAACGTCAGCTTTTGTATTAGCTAGGGAAACCCAGAagaatcagttttttttttttttaaaaactaacatAAAAAACTTTCTCAGTGACAAAGAtttactgattttttttaaaaaaataatttttgagtttgtgttcttgtatttaggtttgtgttcttgttgtttttgttcaaGACACAGTTAAATctcaatttatatgatttttaatttttaatttagtttttaattagttaaaattaataaattaatttttttaatttaaatgttgacgtggcatttttaataccaaaaaatattttttattattaatttaggtcacgtggacattaatttagtattatttatttttgccatTTGCCACGTCAGTTTtctccgtttctgatgtaatgGTAGGGACTAAAACAGGAAGTGTTTTTCAGGATAAGGACTAAAaactgtaaaaataaaatgtagggactaaaatgggaatagcctgaaaatgtagggactaaaatgtacTTTTcgccttttatttatttatgatattcATCTCCCttcttaatacattaaaatattttatcattgATATAATATCTATGTTAGCACATATAACAATTGAATTTAgtgattaaattctataaggatatGATGTAAAACCTAAGTTTTACACTATCCAATTTCaaaatgtcatatcattttatcacaaattaataaataagcACAACCATATCCAATAAATTCTAAAAcccatttgaaaattcaaccaaattgagaatttattgagatgttattaaaTATGGTAGAAtatattgagttttaagtaaaaaaaaaatgatgtgacaatattttattagatggtataaaatatttaatgggTTTAGTGGCTGCTTTATGTGTGGGGCCTGGTGTAGTGATGTTTTTTACTGCACTTGGAGTAGCTATTTTCCTTGACTAACTGCAtatagggtatgtttggtacactgaatgtgaATTACAAcaggaattgtaatctttattaccatgaataaaatgtgttgtaatggaataactaaacctattcattagtttgtttgtgagttgtaatattagaataaaacttatgatctattttaggaaaaatctcattcatacaattatatttcctagaaaataatatattttaaattttagagagatgagttatttttttatgattttttatttccataattgttaggtggatatgaaaagtttatttatttggaaatatataaatgttagaaattattacatttactaaggaatagctattacaacctttttagagaggaatatttattccttattttaaagaatagctattcataaggaatagctattcataaggaatgactattccttgtaataaaaacataactaaactattgaatagctaaaccataggaataactattacattacatttttttttgttttttggttcatttttaatgaaagtttctaATCAGTTCTCAAAAAGATATGCAAGTAACACTAACAtgtccacttttttttttttttttttttcttttttcttttcaatattcTCCTTTCTCCATATTcataaaaataacttaaaagttgttattattactactatttatcataaattgaaagttatcatctactcattaaaatatttatcataaaaaagTTCCATCTTGTAACCTACTTAGTTGAGATTGTGTCTCCAGCTCACCCCATGTGGGTGAGTTTGTGTTCAATTAGACAGATTGATTTGATACGCAACAATTTTAAGTGAggtctttttatttaaataatttttatttaattttttatatcataaattgtttatttaaaattcattctttcttaTTCTTTGATGAGTAAGATTGCAAACAACTTAAGTATTTGtatttttgatgttttgttaagatttactttttcattttttttttgacaatatttactttttcatttgATAGTATAAGTAAATGAATCCAAATTATTTATCTCAACTTAAATACTCTACCCTATACTCTATCAAACAAATCAAGCCATGtggaaattatttattaaacacAAGCGGAAGGGTTAAACGGAGTCAATCTCCCTAGCCTCCCAACTCACGTtccaaaccaaaataaataaataaataaataatcacaaTTGATGCCTGACAGCACCACCATCAAAATATCCAACCACAACTGAATTCCACCACCAAAGTCACTACTAGAGAAGATGACGAGAATGAATCTCGTCAACCACTAACTCCCATTCCagtacacccaaaaaaaatcattggaCCACCACCCATGGTGATGTAACAAAATTCTCTGCCCATACCCAAAGCAAAGGAGCCCATCACTTAACTTTTGCTTTATACATCATAGAAAGCAAAGGTACCTACAAATCCCTTAAGTCCAAATCTGTAATGGATAGATTTGGATTCCTGTTGCAGTGTGAAGAACAATCTCACATGGGTTTTGTGTGGAGTAATTAATGTAAGAAACTTTAGGTATTGGACAAGTGATGTATAACAAAAATAAGGGATGGTGCGGTTTGGTCACTACATGGCTAGCTATTAGTTATTAGCATTTCAATACAATTGAATGTAGTACTACTGTTAAAATACACACCATGTTCTTGTCGGCAAGTCATTTTTTCTCTGccactagaaaaaaaaaggaccacGTTTTGAAACCGTCATTAGAGATCTCAAAACTGCCGCAATAAAAAAGCCTACCTATAGTGGCTTTTTGAAACCGTCATTATAGGTCTCAAAATCGCTGCAATGGCCATTGTGTAAAAGGAAAGATGGCCCATGGATGTTACTTACATACATGCACAAGAGATTGGCTTTATAATAGTAGAACAAAAAGTAAGAGACTTACGAAGGTGTGTACATGAGATATTTTAAAGGAGGGAAGATGGAGAAGAGCCTCTTTGGAATGAGCTCAAAGTTGCAGTGACCCATGTTGTTCATGACATCAATATACAGAATATAACCAGTTAAGGGTACTAAGGAACCAGTTCCGGTGAACACTGTGGTCAACATCAGTATTAAGAAAAGCATGAAATATACTATGTGATCCGCGAAAGGATGAATCACAGCTGCCATATTAGTTAATCAAATTGGTTAAcccatattattattttgagaaataaC
This genomic stretch from Quercus robur chromosome 4, dhQueRobu3.1, whole genome shotgun sequence harbors:
- the LOC126723357 gene encoding ethylene-responsive transcription factor RAP2-3-like; protein product: MRIHGDKAKLNFAHHHHQPPPPSTPEPLQPAAKKRCIFPESSESSFETTEPPPPPPPMLLQPLIQNEICCKNEVAPFDHGFELKDQISSLESFLGLEPESEPSLVSGSGSELRESVDLWMLDDLVTHHQQQRQLLY